In one window of Duganella dendranthematis DNA:
- a CDS encoding TonB-dependent receptor: protein MNKKFSVVCFAVLSLPMLAMAANVAAAVAEMADTPAAVETASEAEAAAAGPIATVEVATRKTRSSVDLSKSDMQKILPGINPLKALQTLPGVSFQTADPWGNNEQNLSLFIHGFSGSQLGYTLDGVPLGDQQYGNYNGLSPQRAITSENVGSVILSSGAGDLSTASTSNLGGTIETFSSNPLANQNVAVQQTVGSYKTSRTFVRYDTGNFGDGNSAYISAVHHEQKAWDFNGRQGGDQVNAKFVNNGNNGKLTLYFAYSDKIEPNEDSTVRSATEKYQPYTRPFMYPNFQQAVNYLSPTGGTPAADGNNYRNYYSDAQRTDYLTYAKYDWNINDTTTWSNQIYYHNDDGVGVVAGPIGVAGLPALFAVYFPGQNLKQVFGNSGYATRTTEYAINRNGWLSNFKTELGDHTLQAGLWFEHNRSSAYRRWYALDVNNPSSPYDRPSNPLITQYGSEIDNKVAQLSLQDEWRLRPDMTLLAGFKSSLQFADGQFPVQPKNGAIAGSTALPVGNIDTKKWFLPQIGGRWDITAQDQAFFNVQKNMRQFVTYGGGGASPWSLSSQAAFDLFKQTAKPETSITYEAGLRSSHQLNWGALSAIDGQINVYHVDFKDRLLQISPTSVISSIIGGNLAVLTNVGSVKTNGIDLSATAHFGRTFSLYNALSYNDSKYDDNYLNGKDTVQTAGKKVPGSPEWMNKTVATLTVADTEFQLIGDYVGKRYATFTNDLSVKSYFLMSLGVSGKLPFMNGGWVKNARYRLNVTNLANREGDLNVVVGAASGTYNTFPIAPRQGFLTLMADF from the coding sequence ATGAACAAGAAATTCTCCGTAGTGTGCTTCGCCGTGCTGAGCCTGCCTATGCTGGCGATGGCAGCCAACGTTGCCGCCGCTGTTGCCGAAATGGCTGATACCCCTGCCGCCGTCGAAACTGCTTCGGAGGCCGAGGCCGCCGCCGCCGGTCCGATCGCCACCGTCGAAGTGGCCACCCGCAAGACCCGCTCGTCGGTCGACCTGAGCAAGAGCGACATGCAGAAAATCCTGCCGGGCATTAACCCGCTGAAGGCGCTGCAAACCCTGCCGGGCGTCAGCTTCCAGACCGCCGATCCATGGGGCAATAACGAACAGAATCTGTCGCTGTTCATCCACGGCTTCAGCGGTTCGCAGCTGGGCTACACGCTGGACGGCGTGCCGCTGGGCGACCAGCAATACGGCAACTACAACGGCCTGTCGCCACAGCGCGCCATCACCAGCGAAAACGTCGGCAGCGTGATCCTGTCGTCGGGCGCCGGCGACCTGTCGACCGCTTCCACCAGCAACCTGGGCGGCACCATCGAGACCTTCTCCAGCAACCCGCTGGCCAACCAGAACGTCGCCGTGCAACAGACCGTGGGCAGCTACAAGACCTCGCGCACGTTCGTCCGCTACGACACCGGCAACTTCGGCGACGGCAACAGCGCCTACATTTCGGCCGTGCACCACGAGCAGAAGGCCTGGGACTTCAACGGTCGCCAGGGCGGCGACCAGGTCAACGCCAAGTTCGTCAACAACGGCAACAACGGCAAGCTGACCCTGTACTTCGCGTACTCGGACAAGATCGAGCCGAACGAAGACAGCACCGTGCGCTCGGCTACCGAGAAGTACCAGCCGTACACCCGTCCGTTCATGTATCCGAACTTCCAGCAAGCGGTGAACTACCTGTCGCCCACCGGCGGCACCCCTGCTGCGGACGGCAACAACTACCGCAACTACTACAGCGATGCGCAGCGTACCGATTACCTGACCTACGCCAAGTACGACTGGAACATCAACGACACCACCACCTGGTCCAACCAGATCTACTACCATAACGACGACGGCGTCGGCGTGGTGGCCGGTCCTATCGGCGTGGCAGGCTTGCCGGCGCTGTTCGCGGTCTACTTCCCGGGCCAGAACCTGAAGCAGGTGTTCGGCAACTCCGGCTACGCCACCCGCACCACCGAATACGCGATCAACCGCAACGGCTGGCTGTCGAATTTCAAGACCGAACTCGGCGACCACACCCTGCAAGCCGGCCTGTGGTTCGAGCACAACCGCTCGTCGGCCTACCGCCGCTGGTACGCGCTGGATGTCAACAATCCTAGCTCGCCATACGACCGTCCGAGCAACCCGTTGATCACCCAGTACGGCAGCGAGATCGACAACAAGGTCGCCCAACTAAGCCTGCAAGACGAATGGCGTCTGCGTCCGGACATGACCTTGCTGGCCGGCTTCAAATCCAGCCTGCAATTTGCCGATGGCCAGTTCCCGGTGCAGCCGAAGAACGGCGCGATTGCCGGCTCGACCGCACTGCCGGTCGGTAATATCGACACCAAGAAATGGTTCCTGCCGCAAATCGGCGGCCGCTGGGATATCACCGCGCAAGACCAGGCCTTCTTCAACGTGCAGAAAAACATGCGCCAGTTCGTCACCTACGGCGGTGGCGGCGCGTCGCCATGGAGCTTGTCGAGCCAGGCCGCGTTTGACCTGTTCAAACAGACCGCGAAGCCGGAAACCTCGATCACCTACGAAGCCGGCCTGCGCAGCAGTCACCAGCTGAACTGGGGTGCGCTGAGCGCGATCGACGGCCAGATCAACGTCTACCACGTCGACTTCAAGGACCGCCTGCTGCAGATCAGCCCGACGTCGGTAATCTCGTCGATTATCGGCGGCAACCTGGCGGTGCTGACCAACGTCGGCAGCGTCAAGACCAACGGCATCGACCTGTCGGCGACCGCCCACTTCGGCCGCACCTTCTCGCTGTACAACGCGCTGTCGTACAACGACTCCAAGTACGACGACAACTACCTGAACGGCAAAGACACCGTACAAACCGCTGGCAAGAAAGTGCCAGGCAGCCCGGAGTGGATGAACAAGACCGTCGCCACCCTGACCGTGGCCGACACCGAGTTCCAGCTGATCGGCGACTACGTCGGCAAGCGCTACGCCACCTTCACCAACGACCTGTCGGTCAAGAGCTACTTCCTGATGAGCCTGGGCGTATCGGGCAAGCTGCCATTCATGAACGGCGGCTGGGTCAAAAACGCGCGCTATCGCCTGAACGTGACGAACCTGGCCAATCGCGAGGGTGACCTCAACGTGGTGGTCGGCGCGGCCAGCGGCACGTACAATACCTTCCCAATTGCACCTCGTCAGGGCTTCCTGACTTTGATGGCGGACTTCTGA
- a CDS encoding glycerophosphodiester phosphodiesterase — MTTLYLPKRLSRRGFIQTAAVATGAAGAALLLPGLSHAASMLTPGAFATPDLSGMPGVGPVGVVQPRPLIFGHRGASALRPEHTLASYAKAIADGADYVEPDLVSTRDGVLVARHEAFLSETTDVSSRPEFASRKTRKTIDGETHEGWFVDDFTLAELKTLRAVERIPQYRPGSAQYNGMFQVATFEEIIDFVAAESAARGRIVGIVPELKHSTYFASVGLPLEDRFLAIIAAHDYTRRNPIEIQSFEVANLKYLRGKLGRRANLRLMQLVIGENVRPMDVAAAGGTLTFAQMCTPAGLRDIAQYADVVAPPTRSIIPLKKDGSLDAPSSLVEDAHKAGLRVEPWTFRPENHFLAADFRNSAGDAVRNEAGSIAEIKRYIATGIDGFFTDDPALGRAALG; from the coding sequence ATGACCACACTTTATTTGCCTAAGCGCCTGTCTCGTCGCGGCTTCATCCAGACCGCGGCAGTGGCGACCGGCGCGGCCGGCGCCGCCCTGCTGCTGCCGGGCCTGTCGCACGCGGCCAGTATGCTGACGCCGGGTGCGTTCGCCACGCCGGACCTGTCCGGCATGCCGGGTGTCGGTCCGGTCGGCGTGGTGCAGCCGCGTCCGCTGATCTTCGGCCATCGTGGCGCCAGTGCGCTGCGTCCCGAGCATACGCTGGCCTCGTACGCCAAAGCGATTGCCGACGGCGCCGACTATGTCGAGCCGGACCTGGTCAGCACCAGGGATGGCGTGCTGGTGGCGCGTCACGAAGCCTTCCTGAGCGAGACCACCGACGTCAGCAGCCGTCCGGAATTTGCCAGCCGCAAGACCCGCAAAACCATCGACGGCGAAACCCACGAAGGCTGGTTCGTCGACGACTTCACGCTGGCCGAACTGAAAACGCTGCGCGCGGTGGAGCGGATTCCGCAATACCGTCCGGGCAGCGCGCAGTACAACGGCATGTTCCAGGTGGCGACGTTCGAAGAAATCATCGACTTCGTCGCGGCCGAGTCGGCAGCGCGCGGCCGCATCGTCGGCATCGTGCCGGAGCTGAAACACTCGACCTACTTCGCCAGCGTCGGCCTGCCGCTGGAAGACCGCTTCCTGGCGATCATCGCGGCGCACGACTACACGCGCCGCAATCCCATCGAGATCCAGTCGTTTGAAGTGGCCAACCTGAAATACCTGCGCGGCAAGCTGGGCCGCCGTGCCAACCTGCGCCTGATGCAGCTGGTGATCGGCGAGAACGTGCGGCCGATGGACGTGGCAGCCGCCGGCGGCACGCTGACCTTCGCACAAATGTGCACGCCAGCCGGCCTGCGCGACATCGCCCAGTACGCCGACGTGGTAGCGCCGCCGACGCGCAGCATCATCCCGTTGAAAAAAGACGGTTCGCTGGATGCGCCATCGTCGCTGGTGGAAGATGCGCACAAAGCCGGCCTGCGGGTGGAGCCATGGACCTTCCGTCCGGAGAACCACTTCCTGGCCGCCGACTTCCGCAACAGCGCCGGCGACGCCGTCCGCAACGAAGCCGGCTCCATCGCCGAAATCAAACGCTACATCGCCACCGGCATCGACGGCTTCTTCACCGACGACCCCGCCCTAGGCCGCGCCGCCCTCGGCTAA
- a CDS encoding S41 family peptidase — translation MRKFLPAAVMTLCAVTLTTAHAQAPGPAAAAPSSQPLSAADKAGAVDLLAQRLSAKYIYADAGDKMAAAVRDHLRKGDYEKIATDEEFAKMLTSDIQAANPDKHLSIRYVPNARPDMPRPTAKQGMPDDMRQRMTEVGKHINFGFEKVERLPGNIMYIKFDAFFEANLGKAAATAAMNLAANGDAMIIDLRENGGGDPNMVAHVASYLLGDQKIHLSDIYYRADNETNSFWSDPAVPGARFGADKPVYVLTSGNTFSAAEDFTYNLQAIKRITVVGETSGGGAHPIQPFRIDPNLVAVIPIGRSINPITKADWEGNGVKPDVATAADKALTKANVLALRQVLPTIKNPQERSTLEKQLAELEAAL, via the coding sequence ATGCGTAAATTCCTTCCCGCAGCAGTCATGACCCTCTGCGCCGTCACCCTCACTACCGCGCACGCACAAGCACCGGGGCCTGCCGCAGCGGCGCCATCGTCGCAGCCGTTGAGCGCCGCCGACAAGGCCGGCGCCGTCGATCTGCTGGCCCAACGCCTGTCCGCCAAATACATTTACGCTGACGCAGGCGACAAGATGGCCGCCGCCGTTCGCGACCATTTGCGCAAGGGTGACTACGAGAAGATTGCGACGGATGAGGAGTTCGCAAAAATGCTGACGTCCGATATCCAGGCCGCCAACCCGGACAAACACCTGAGCATCCGCTACGTCCCCAATGCACGGCCTGATATGCCTCGCCCCACTGCCAAGCAAGGCATGCCGGATGACATGCGACAGCGTATGACCGAAGTGGGCAAACACATCAATTTCGGATTTGAAAAGGTGGAGCGCCTGCCGGGCAATATCATGTACATCAAGTTCGACGCGTTCTTTGAAGCGAATCTCGGCAAGGCAGCCGCGACGGCCGCCATGAACCTGGCAGCCAATGGCGACGCGATGATCATCGACCTGCGCGAGAATGGCGGCGGCGACCCGAACATGGTGGCGCACGTGGCCAGCTACCTGCTGGGCGATCAGAAAATCCATCTGTCGGACATCTACTACCGGGCGGATAATGAAACCAATTCCTTCTGGAGCGATCCCGCCGTTCCGGGCGCGCGCTTCGGCGCGGACAAGCCGGTCTACGTGCTCACCAGCGGCAACACCTTCTCCGCAGCGGAAGATTTTACTTACAACCTGCAGGCCATCAAGCGCATTACGGTAGTGGGTGAAACCAGCGGCGGCGGTGCGCATCCGATCCAGCCGTTCCGCATCGATCCTAACCTGGTCGCCGTCATCCCAATCGGACGCTCCATCAACCCGATCACCAAAGCCGATTGGGAAGGTAATGGCGTAAAACCCGACGTTGCCACCGCTGCGGACAAGGCCCTGACCAAAGCAAATGTGCTGGCCCTGCGTCAGGTATTGCCAACAATTAAAAATCCCCAAGAGCGATCTACCCTAGAGAAACAGCTCGCCGAATTGGAAGCCGCTTTGTAA
- a CDS encoding hemin-degrading factor — MKPHHRFALALTGALLISSVPAVAASLAERYDALRAEQPKLALRDAAARLNVSEAELLATTGLGKTVTRLQEGDNVPREIMRRALDLGTVMALTRNENGVIERTGVATRLKPQEEIAGLDADKEKEREARLRNIAGGYLGGEIDLRFTFKNWKYAFAVVQPGKDGAVTRSLQFFDQSGNAAHKLYVKSEAGVAVFDKIVADFRNPVQSADLKVAAAPLKPASKPDSAIDVKEYQLAWNELNDVHQFNRLVTEFGMSREQALRLGPVDKVQPITPQAVRQLLEESAKQKLDIMAFLGNDATIQIYSGKIVKVQEAGGFFNVLDPEFNLHLRDSAFHSGYVIKRAGVTSVEFFDKNGDLVVSFFGVRERNKPQPQSWVDMTAALPKADATRQANR; from the coding sequence ATGAAACCCCACCATCGATTTGCCCTGGCGCTGACCGGCGCTTTGCTGATCTCGTCCGTGCCGGCGGTTGCAGCCAGTCTGGCCGAACGCTACGACGCGCTGCGCGCCGAACAGCCGAAGCTGGCGCTGCGCGACGCCGCCGCCAGGCTGAACGTCTCGGAAGCCGAGCTGCTGGCCACCACCGGCCTCGGCAAGACCGTCACGCGTTTGCAGGAAGGGGACAACGTGCCGCGCGAAATCATGCGTCGCGCGCTCGACCTCGGCACCGTGATGGCGCTGACGCGCAATGAAAATGGCGTCATCGAACGCACCGGCGTCGCCACGCGCCTGAAGCCGCAGGAAGAAATCGCCGGCCTCGACGCCGACAAGGAAAAGGAACGCGAAGCACGCCTGCGCAACATCGCTGGCGGCTATCTGGGCGGCGAGATCGATCTGCGCTTCACCTTTAAAAACTGGAAGTACGCGTTTGCCGTGGTACAGCCGGGCAAGGATGGCGCCGTCACGCGCAGCCTGCAATTCTTCGACCAGAGCGGCAACGCCGCGCACAAGCTGTACGTCAAGAGCGAAGCAGGCGTGGCGGTGTTCGACAAGATCGTGGCCGACTTCCGCAATCCGGTGCAAAGCGCCGACCTGAAAGTGGCGGCGGCGCCGCTCAAGCCGGCCTCCAAGCCGGACAGTGCGATCGACGTCAAGGAGTACCAGCTGGCGTGGAATGAACTGAACGATGTGCACCAGTTCAACCGCCTGGTGACCGAGTTCGGCATGTCGCGCGAACAGGCGCTGCGCCTGGGACCGGTGGACAAGGTGCAGCCGATCACGCCGCAGGCAGTGCGTCAGTTGCTGGAAGAGTCGGCCAAGCAGAAGCTGGACATCATGGCCTTCCTCGGCAATGACGCCACGATCCAGATCTACAGCGGCAAGATCGTCAAGGTGCAGGAAGCCGGCGGCTTCTTCAACGTGCTCGACCCGGAGTTCAATTTGCACCTGCGCGACAGCGCCTTCCACAGCGGCTACGTGATCAAGCGCGCCGGCGTGACGTCGGTGGAATTCTTCGATAAGAATGGCGACCTGGTGGTCAGCTTCTTCGGCGTCCGTGAGCGCAACAAGCCGCAGCCGCAAAGCTGGGTCGATATGACCGCGGCGCTGCCGAAAGCCGACGCTACGCGACAGGCCAACCGTTAA
- a CDS encoding TonB-dependent hemoglobin/transferrin/lactoferrin family receptor, whose amino-acid sequence MSLHVRSALLVMLGAAILPAVAQDAPAKSASELSEILVKARRDDVNSTKNGSTTMLTSRQLEQNNAIDMANIARYSPLVAVPSAASGGGNIWDGAGNTGINIRGVEGNRISLEVDGISLPDAAARPDGTSNSSFGIGRDYFDPETFREVRIGSGASPTGGGTPGLGGSVSFITKDPEDYLDGTRKVYGEYKFGHTSDHGMRLHAVTGAAEISPSLKALIVVAHRTGDQSMINSTAPSNPDDWDSTAVLAKLNWTIAKGQKLGFTIDSYKNEHNREFDNKVGSSYPDGATQNSNTKRNRFSVEHQWTPVGIALFDTLDTKLFTQKAEVVDLTHADYITGAQPYVRDINTGYFNDSKGIAADATKQLAPGNLLSYGVSYEQQQTRRPWSEDRVVVKTGVHQVTLKNRMVDMDTDKFVAYVRDEIGFTLGGRQATLTPGLRGEQRKLTPKNLQSYIVAVPSAAKEIKEETDSFLTPSLNLSVEVAPNLNAFAQYSRGTRLPSAAERTGTYDSFSYTGTGNGYAVLGNPNLQKETSNAFEVGLKGAPTPGVEFSASVFDTRYSNFIEYATQAPDPVNYPTITFGLYRPENIGKANIYGVEFSSNFQLGQWLPAMKGYSVNLAAGASKGTSENTTTGKQADLPSVQPYKANATFAYDDPALRGGAALTASTARGKRAVGDVLTGSTTTLFDVPGYSVLDLTAYWNINKHVTLSGGVYNLGDKKYWDYASSRSLPAGTTAATLADIERQTRPGRNYAFNLKVIY is encoded by the coding sequence TTGTCTCTTCACGTCCGCTCGGCCCTGCTGGTGATGCTGGGTGCCGCCATCCTGCCGGCGGTAGCGCAGGATGCGCCGGCCAAGTCCGCTTCCGAATTGTCGGAGATCCTGGTCAAGGCCAGGCGCGACGACGTTAATTCCACCAAAAACGGCAGCACTACCATGCTGACCTCGCGCCAGCTTGAGCAGAATAATGCCATCGACATGGCCAACATCGCCCGCTACTCGCCACTGGTGGCGGTACCGTCGGCGGCCAGCGGCGGCGGCAATATCTGGGATGGCGCCGGCAATACCGGCATCAACATCCGTGGCGTCGAAGGCAACCGCATCAGCCTGGAAGTGGACGGCATTTCGCTGCCGGATGCGGCCGCGCGGCCGGACGGCACCTCGAACAGCTCGTTCGGCATCGGTCGCGACTACTTCGATCCGGAGACTTTCCGCGAAGTGCGCATCGGTTCCGGCGCCAGCCCGACCGGCGGCGGTACGCCTGGCCTGGGCGGTTCGGTATCTTTCATTACCAAGGACCCGGAAGACTACCTTGACGGCACCCGCAAGGTTTATGGCGAATACAAGTTCGGCCACACCTCGGACCACGGCATGCGTCTGCACGCGGTGACCGGCGCCGCCGAAATTAGCCCGAGCCTGAAAGCTCTGATCGTGGTTGCGCACCGCACCGGCGACCAGTCGATGATCAACAGCACCGCGCCGTCGAATCCTGATGACTGGGATTCGACCGCCGTGTTGGCCAAACTGAACTGGACCATTGCCAAAGGCCAGAAACTGGGCTTCACCATCGACAGCTACAAGAACGAGCACAACCGCGAATTCGACAACAAGGTCGGCTCGTCATACCCGGATGGTGCGACGCAGAACTCCAACACCAAGCGTAACCGCTTCAGCGTCGAGCACCAGTGGACGCCGGTCGGCATCGCCCTGTTCGATACGCTGGACACCAAGCTGTTCACGCAAAAAGCCGAAGTGGTGGACCTGACCCACGCCGACTACATCACCGGCGCGCAGCCCTACGTGCGCGACATCAACACCGGCTACTTCAACGACAGCAAAGGCATCGCCGCCGACGCCACCAAGCAGCTGGCTCCCGGCAATCTGCTGAGCTACGGCGTCAGCTACGAGCAGCAGCAAACCCGTCGTCCATGGAGCGAAGACCGCGTGGTGGTCAAGACCGGCGTGCACCAGGTCACGCTGAAGAACCGCATGGTCGACATGGACACCGACAAATTCGTCGCCTATGTGCGCGACGAGATCGGCTTCACACTGGGCGGCAGGCAAGCCACGCTGACGCCGGGCCTGCGCGGCGAACAGCGCAAGCTGACGCCGAAGAATCTGCAAAGCTACATCGTCGCCGTGCCGAGCGCGGCCAAGGAAATCAAGGAGGAGACCGATTCCTTCCTGACGCCGTCGCTGAACCTGTCGGTGGAAGTGGCGCCGAACCTCAACGCATTTGCGCAGTATTCGCGCGGCACGCGCCTGCCGTCAGCGGCCGAGCGCACCGGCACCTACGACTCGTTCAGCTACACCGGCACCGGCAACGGCTACGCCGTGCTCGGCAATCCCAACCTGCAAAAAGAAACCAGCAACGCCTTTGAAGTGGGCCTGAAAGGCGCGCCGACGCCGGGCGTGGAATTCAGCGCTTCGGTGTTCGACACCCGCTACAGCAACTTCATCGAGTACGCCACGCAGGCGCCGGACCCGGTCAACTATCCGACCATCACCTTCGGCCTGTACCGTCCGGAGAACATCGGCAAGGCTAATATCTACGGCGTTGAATTCAGTTCCAACTTCCAGCTGGGCCAGTGGCTGCCGGCGATGAAAGGCTATAGCGTCAATCTCGCGGCCGGCGCCTCCAAAGGCACGTCGGAAAACACCACGACCGGCAAGCAAGCCGACCTGCCATCGGTGCAGCCGTACAAAGCCAACGCCACCTTCGCCTATGACGATCCGGCCCTGCGCGGCGGCGCGGCACTGACCGCCAGCACCGCGCGCGGCAAGCGCGCCGTCGGCGACGTGCTGACCGGCAGCACCACCACCTTGTTCGATGTGCCCGGCTACAGCGTGCTGGACCTGACGGCGTACTGGAACATCAACAAGCACGTCACCCTCAGCGGTGGCGTCTACAACCTGGGCGACAAGAAATACTGGGACTACGCCTCGTCGCGCAGCCTGCCGGCCGGCACCACGGCCGCCACGCTGGCCGATATCGAACGCCAGACTCGTCCAGGTCGCAACTATGCATTCAACCTCAAAGTGATTTACTAA
- a CDS encoding gamma carbonic anhydrase family protein → MAVTSYLNTTPQLGEGLYLHPSAQVIGDVTVGKDCSIWCNTVLRGDVNRIVIGNCTNVQDFAMGHVSHKNDKKPNGSPLIIGDYVTIGHQAMLHGCTIGNEVLIGMAAIIMDDVVVQDQVMVGAGSLVSPGKVLESGHLYVGRPAVKVRALTPEEIAYMKYSAEHYVRVKNNYLAG, encoded by the coding sequence ATGGCAGTCACTTCCTACCTGAACACCACGCCGCAGCTGGGCGAGGGCCTGTACCTGCATCCATCGGCGCAAGTGATTGGCGACGTCACCGTCGGCAAGGATTGCTCGATCTGGTGCAACACCGTGCTGCGTGGCGACGTCAACCGTATCGTCATCGGCAACTGCACCAATGTGCAGGATTTCGCCATGGGCCACGTGTCGCACAAGAATGACAAGAAGCCGAACGGCTCGCCGCTGATTATCGGCGACTATGTCACCATCGGCCACCAGGCCATGCTGCATGGCTGTACCATCGGCAATGAAGTGTTGATCGGCATGGCCGCCATCATCATGGACGATGTGGTGGTGCAGGATCAGGTGATGGTCGGCGCCGGCAGTCTGGTATCGCCGGGCAAGGTGCTGGAGAGCGGCCACTTGTACGTCGGCCGTCCGGCGGTGAAGGTGAGGGCGCTGACGCCGGAAGAAATCGCCTACATGAAGTATTCGGCCGAGCACTATGTGCGCGTGAAGAACAACTATCTGGCCGGCTGA